The Marinobacter sp. MDS2 genome contains the following window.
GGCCAGGCCACCAACCCGAGCTGTGGTTGGGCATGCGCCAGGAAGCCGAGCGCCGGGCACACGAGGGCAAGCAGGGCCGAGTGCCCGTGTTTGCGGGATTCGATCAGGATAACCGTGTGCTGGATACCGCACTGAGAAACATTCAGCGAGCGGGTCTTGAAGGGATTGTAACGGTCGAGCAGCGTTCGCTGAACGATTTTACCCGTCAAGAAAGCTGGGCCGAGCAGGGACTGATGTTGACGAACCCGCCATACGGTGAGCGCCTGAGCGAGCGGAATGTGCTTGCAGCGCTGTACCAAAGTCTGGGTGAAGTCGCGCTGCGTGAGCTGGCGGGGTGGCGTTTAGGTGTGTTTACAGGCGCGCCTGAGTTCGGCAAATCCGTCGGGTTAAGAAGCTTCAAGCAATACAACCTGTTTAACGGCAAACTGCCTGCGCAGCTGCTGTTGTTTGACGTGAATGCTGAAAATGCGAGGACCCCACGGGATCCAGCTGCCGCCGGTCAAGTGGTCCCTCGTATTGTCAATGCTGGGCGGGCGGAGATGCTTCGGAACCGCTTGAAGAAGAACATGAAGTCCATCGGGCAATGGGCCAGAAAACAAAACATTGGCAGCTACCGCCTGTACGATGCCGACATGCCGGAATACGCGCTGGCTATCGATATCTACGAGGGTAAGGTGCATGTTCAGGAATACCTGGCGCCGAAATCCATCGATGAAAGAGCTGCCCGTGAACGTTTGGCCGAAGCTTTGGCGATCATTCCGGACGTGCTGGATATCGACCCCAAGGACATGGTCTGCAAACAACGCCAGCGCCAAAGTGGTACCAAGCAATACGAGAAGCAAGCTGCGACTGGCGAATATCTAAAGGTGCAAGAGCATGGCTGCACCCTAAAAGTTAACCTGAAAGACTATCTCGATACGGGCTTGTTCCTGGATCACCGCCCTGTGCGCCATTGGATTCAGCAGAACGCCCAGGGCAAGCGTTTCCTGAACCTGTTCTGTTACACCGGTGCGGCAACGGTGCATGCCGCTGTAGGCGGTGCCAGTCGTTCACTGAGCCTGGATATGTCTAAAACTTACGTGAACTGGGCAATGGACAACTTGTCCCTGAACGGCGCAGACCCGCGTAAGCATCTGGTCGAGCAGGCTGACTGCGTGGCATGGCTGGCGGACAAGCGAACGGCTAACGAAACCTTTGACTTGATCTTCATGGACCCGCCGACCTTCTCCAATTCAGCTCGTATGGCGGGTGTTTTGGACGTGCAGCGGGATCACGGTGTGATGGTTCGTCAGTGTATGGAGCGTCTGTCCACTGACGGCTTGCTGATCTTCTCTAACAATTTCCGTAAGTTTAAGCTGGACGAAGATTTAGCTGCGGAGTTCGATGTGAAAGAGGTGACGGCGAGCACTTTGGATAAGGATTTCCAGCGGAACCAGAAGATTCACCAGTGCTGGCATATTCAGCACAAAGTCTGAGTTTTTTCTTGAAGGGGGAGGAGGCAGGCGAGGGTCTCTTCCCTGAAACCTGAGTCTGGGGCGAGTGGGGCTGGAATCCTTTTTCTGGAATGTCGAAGGCCAAGGATGGCCTGAGAGAAGCGCGCATGGATGTGCTCGTAGCGGTTCCAGAAAAAGGATTCCAGCCCCGCTTGACCTGCGCCGAATCAGGAGCACCCTTAAAACTCGTAACGAACCCCCGAAGAAAACTGGAAGGCATTCGCGCTGGTATCGGTATCTTCGAACAACTTCCCGCCTTCCAGCACCAGATACATGCTGTCGATTAGCTCGAAATCGATACCTGCTATCCAGCTAAAGCTGAAACTGCTGCTCGGATAGTCGTCACCAAACTCCTGAAACTGCCGGTTTTGGCGTTCGTCCGGGTTATCCAATGTGGCTTCACCGCTGATGTGGGTAAAACCGGCCTGCGCATATACATTGCCTAGCTCGCCGACTGGATAGTGCAGCCCCATATACCAGCTGCCGTAATAATCGATGGCAAGTGTGAAATCGCTGTTGATCTCGGCATCTTTATAGCCACCGCCCAAGCGAACTTCGGCGTGAATGAGGTCGTTCAGGTGACCACCAATCACCAGAGTACCGGCTTGGCTCCAGGCATCTTCTTTGGAAATTTCACCGATAGAGCGGTGCTCAATGGTGGTCGCCAGCAGGCCCACGTAGTGCTTGTCTGAGCGCGGTGTTTCCTGAGCGTGAGAAACCCCGGAAAACAGGCACAAGGACATCGTGCTGGCGGTGAGGAAACGAGTTGCGACCTTATTCATTATTGTCTGGCTTCCTGTCAGTAACGGTGCTGACGCCAGATTCTGCCTTGTGTAACGCCGTGTTACGCAGACACCTGTCACAGTTCGCCGTCTCTGCTGCTCAGCCGATCAGGTCATCCAATAGTCCGGACTCGCGGGCAATCAATAGCAAAGCGTAGACGCCGTTTTCAGGAAGTTGCGGCTCAAGGCCTTCCTCAAACATCAGTTCACGGCGACGGTCTTCCAGGGTGCCGGCGTCTAAATCCGTTACCAGTTCGGCGATAGGTGCAATTTCAAACGGCGCTTCTTGCTTAACCGCTTCGAAAATAAGGTCTGCCAGAATCTCATCCGGGTCCATGCCGTCCACGTAAACGGTTTGACCGGGCAAGTCTTCGTGGAGCTCTCTGACCAGTTCAAGAACGGGAACACCCTGTTCCTCGAGGTAGAACAGATCAATGTCGCCCAAATCCGCGCCCTCAGGGATCCAGGCTTCATCGGGAGCGATGACCACAGATTTCATCTGCCCGTCCTCCAAAGACCAGGCAATCGCTGTCGGGAAGAGAGCATCGTCGGTTTGGCAGTATT
Protein-coding sequences here:
- a CDS encoding outer membrane beta-barrel protein, giving the protein MNKVATRFLTASTMSLCLFSGVSHAQETPRSDKHYVGLLATTIEHRSIGEISKEDAWSQAGTLVIGGHLNDLIHAEVRLGGGYKDAEINSDFTLAIDYYGSWYMGLHYPVGELGNVYAQAGFTHISGEATLDNPDERQNRQFQEFGDDYPSSSFSFSWIAGIDFELIDSMYLVLEGGKLFEDTDTSANAFQFSSGVRYEF
- the rlmKL gene encoding bifunctional 23S rRNA (guanine(2069)-N(7))-methyltransferase RlmK/23S rRNA (guanine(2445)-N(2))-methyltransferase RlmL, coding for MSKYVFFVTCPKGVEYLLGDELEAFGLTLVRNAPAGVWVEGELEAGYRACMWSRLANRVILHIDEVDARSAEELYDGIVRMDWQAHIPAGGSFRVNFLGQNEALRNTQFGAQKVKDGIVDSIRGAGAPRPAVAQKDPDVTISARLNRGRLAVGLDLSGHSLHMRGYRTEQGLAPLKENLAAAVLLRAGWPGIANAGGDFVDPMCGSGTLLIEAALMALDIAPGRRQERFGFEKWPGHQPELWLGMRQEAERRAHEGKQGRVPVFAGFDQDNRVLDTALRNIQRAGLEGIVTVEQRSLNDFTRQESWAEQGLMLTNPPYGERLSERNVLAALYQSLGEVALRELAGWRLGVFTGAPEFGKSVGLRSFKQYNLFNGKLPAQLLLFDVNAENARTPRDPAAAGQVVPRIVNAGRAEMLRNRLKKNMKSIGQWARKQNIGSYRLYDADMPEYALAIDIYEGKVHVQEYLAPKSIDERAARERLAEALAIIPDVLDIDPKDMVCKQRQRQSGTKQYEKQAATGEYLKVQEHGCTLKVNLKDYLDTGLFLDHRPVRHWIQQNAQGKRFLNLFCYTGAATVHAAVGGASRSLSLDMSKTYVNWAMDNLSLNGADPRKHLVEQADCVAWLADKRTANETFDLIFMDPPTFSNSARMAGVLDVQRDHGVMVRQCMERLSTDGLLIFSNNFRKFKLDEDLAAEFDVKEVTASTLDKDFQRNQKIHQCWHIQHKV